The following coding sequences are from one Neodiprion lecontei isolate iyNeoLeco1 chromosome 7, iyNeoLeco1.1, whole genome shotgun sequence window:
- the LOC124295383 gene encoding uncharacterized protein LOC124295383: MGRCCAVHGCLSGRKASENVEKVALFKAPKDVELRSKWSSALGQELKASSFICELHFNPENVIKTDREILKDGSVYVYEYQKVHLRKKAEPKSHTNDDNENNCSLLLNNDSSTISDINDDTTRNISIFVGCDEHKKELTKKIINNFIIMRGHFLVKCFNKSATERKVKCKSSNFVFNSTFLRIFFSREVSIATRLPA; this comes from the exons aTGGGTAGGTGTTGTGCTGTTCATGGTTGTCTTAGTGGCCGAAAGGCAAGTGAGAATGTAGAGAAAGTAGCTTTATTCAAAGCACCAAAA GATGTTGAATTGCGTAGTAAATGGAGCTCAGCTTTGGGACAAGAATTAAAAGCTAGCAGTTTTATTTGCGAATTACACTTTAATCCAGAGAATGTGATTAAAACTGATCGAGAGATTTTAAAAGATGGtagtgtatatgtgtatgaatACCAGAAAGTTCATTTGAGGAAGAAAGCTGAGCCAAAATCACATACTAATGACgacaatgaaaacaattgtagcttgctattaaataatgattctTCAACAATCTCTGATATAAATGACGATACGACAagaaatatatcaatttttgttggCTGTGACGAgcataaaaaagaattaacaaaaaaaataattaacaatttcataataatgcGGGGGCATTTTCTAGTCAAATGTTTTAATAAAAGTGCTACGGAGAGAAAAGTTAAATGTAAATCCTCAAACTTTGTATTTAATTCCACATTtctcagaatatttttttccagagaGGTGTCAATAGCAACAAGACTTCCCGCGTAA
- the LOC107225970 gene encoding nitric oxide synthase-interacting protein homolog: protein MTRHARNCTAGAVYTYHEKKKDAAASGYGTNSQRVSKDSLKDFDCCCLTLQPCRYPVVTKDGYLFDKEAILEYILTKKKQYARKLKEYEKQREKDEEQSKEQSANEELQKLQNFLKAEKNIVSQNKLPADEPGSSSISNMSNGRDKTLPSFWIPAKTPQAKEVTLQKPDKNIYCPVSGQVLKLKDLIPVKFTEVNDPDDKKSLILKQARYMCPITHDVLSNSVPCAVIKTTGHVVTMECVEKIIKKDWIHPLDGSTIKESDIIVLQRGGTGYAAANDSLEGKHQRPVLQA, encoded by the exons ATGACGCGTCATGCAAGAAACTGCACCGCAGGAGCGGTTTACACGTATcatgagaagaaaaaggatGCAGCAGCTTCGGGATACGGAACAAACAGCCAGCGAGTTAGTAAAGATTCTTTGAAAGATTTCGACTGTTGCTGTTTGACGTTACAGCCCTGCAGATATCCAGTTGTAAC AAAGGACGGCTACTTGTTCGACAAGGAGGCGATATTGGAGTAtattttaactaaaaaaaagcaGTATGCCAGGAAGCTGAAGGAGTATGAAAAGCAACGGGAAAAAGACGAG GAACAGTCAAAGGAGCAATCTGCTAATGAAGAACTACAAAAGCttcaaaatttcttgaaagctgAGAAAAACATCGTCTCCCAAAACAAATTGCCAGCCGATGAACCTGGCAGCTCGTCAATCTCAAATATGAGCAATGGAAGAGACAAGACCTTGCCCAGTTTTTGGATACCGGCAAAAACGCCGCAAGCCAAAGAAGTGACGCTACAAAAGCCCGACAAAAATATCTACTGTCCTGTCAGCGGGCAGGTTTTAAAATTGAAGGACCTCATACCGGTCAAATTCACAGAGGTCAATGACCCTGATGACAAAAAATCACTAATACTTAAACAGGCACGATATATGTGCCCCATAACGCATGACGTGTTGAGCAACAGTGTACCTTGTGCTGTTATAAAAACAAC aGGACACGTCGTTACAATGGAATGCGTGGAAAAGATAATAAAGAAGGATTGGATTCATCCCTTAGATGGCAGTACGATAAAAGAAAGTGATATCATAGTTTTGCAGAGG GGAGGCACCGGTTACGCTGCTGCTAATGACTCGCTTGAAGGAAAGCATCAAAGACCTGTTTTACAAGCTTAG